The following are encoded together in the Mumia sp. Pv4-285 genome:
- a CDS encoding class E sortase — protein sequence MNRSAVVARALARTTAELLVTGGVVVLLFAAYVVVWSDVQTAAAQVELREDFESQTQSAVTPSPGADATPTPVTAPPGDAMAVMRIPRLGDDWSWVVVEGVSDEQLNRGPGHFPETALPGQLGNFAVAGHRATHGEPFAHLDRMQPGDEIVVGSVGVTYTYVVDTTEIVTPSDVDVLLPVPGKPDKQSRKARITLVTCNPRWGSSERLIVHGHLTETVIGSEV from the coding sequence ATGAACCGGTCCGCCGTGGTAGCGAGAGCGCTTGCGCGTACGACTGCCGAGCTGCTCGTCACCGGCGGTGTCGTCGTCCTGCTCTTCGCCGCGTACGTGGTCGTCTGGAGCGACGTGCAGACCGCCGCAGCCCAGGTCGAGCTGCGCGAGGACTTCGAGAGCCAGACCCAGTCGGCTGTCACCCCGTCCCCCGGCGCCGACGCCACCCCGACGCCCGTGACGGCGCCACCCGGAGACGCGATGGCGGTCATGCGCATCCCTCGGCTCGGTGACGACTGGTCGTGGGTCGTCGTCGAGGGCGTGTCCGACGAGCAGCTCAACCGCGGCCCCGGGCACTTCCCCGAGACGGCGCTCCCCGGCCAGCTGGGCAACTTCGCCGTCGCTGGGCACCGCGCGACCCACGGCGAACCGTTCGCGCACCTCGATCGGATGCAGCCGGGCGACGAGATCGTCGTCGGGTCGGTCGGCGTGACGTACACCTACGTCGTCGACACGACCGAGATCGTCACCCCCTCGGACGTCGACGTGCTGCTCCCGGTGCCCGGCAAGCCCGACAAGCAGTCGCGCAAGGCGCGCATCACGCTCGTGACCTGCAACCCGCGCTGGGGTTCGAGCGAGCGGCTCATCGTCCACGGTCACCTGACCGAGACAGTCATCGGTTCGGAGGTCTGA
- a CDS encoding maleate cis-trans isomerase family protein produces MTDRLGYRRKFGVIAPSTNTIVQPEFDMMRVPGVTSHYGRILIRDGRIADDEGMQNLLVQIRDAMADCVEGIMTMEPDYMVMGMSAETFWDGVEGNRQFVQQIKDLSGGLGVATGAEACERALQLFGAKKIGIVTPYTPIGDENVRKFFTELGFDVEKIKGLSCESAVAIAHVSEQTLREAIIEVDGPDVDAIVQCGTNLCMTELADEAERWLGKPVIAINAATWWMALRDNGIDEKVHGFGSLLRDH; encoded by the coding sequence ATGACCGACCGCCTCGGCTACCGCCGCAAGTTCGGCGTGATCGCCCCGAGCACCAACACGATCGTCCAGCCCGAGTTCGACATGATGCGGGTTCCCGGCGTCACCTCGCACTACGGCCGCATCCTGATCCGCGACGGCCGCATCGCCGACGACGAGGGCATGCAGAACCTGCTGGTGCAGATCCGCGACGCGATGGCCGACTGCGTCGAGGGCATCATGACGATGGAACCCGACTACATGGTCATGGGCATGAGTGCCGAGACCTTCTGGGACGGTGTCGAAGGCAACCGTCAGTTCGTCCAGCAGATCAAGGACCTCTCCGGCGGCCTCGGCGTCGCCACCGGGGCAGAGGCGTGCGAGCGCGCCCTCCAGCTCTTCGGTGCCAAGAAGATCGGCATCGTCACGCCCTACACCCCGATCGGCGACGAGAACGTCCGCAAGTTCTTCACCGAGCTCGGCTTCGACGTCGAGAAAATCAAGGGGCTCAGCTGCGAGAGCGCGGTCGCGATCGCCCATGTCAGCGAGCAGACGCTGCGTGAGGCCATCATCGAGGTCGACGGCCCCGACGTCGACGCGATCGTCCAGTGCGGCACCAACCTGTGCATGACCGAGCTGGCCGACGAGGCGGAGCGGTGGCTCGGCAAGCCCGTGATCGCGATCAACGCTGCCACCTGGTGGATGGCGCTGCGCGACAACGGCATCGACGAGAAGGTCCACGGCTTCGGGTCGCTGCTGCGCGACCACTGA
- a CDS encoding SDR family NAD(P)-dependent oxidoreductase, giving the protein MSEPPGSEGRVVVVTGGTRGIGLGLARELLARGCRVVVCGRSGASVEAAVADLSASAPGGSVAGQVADVTDRDSLVALRDLAIARFGRVDVWINNAGMSAPRRPLTEVPADVVDAVVRTNVLGVVNGCAVALDVMGSQAGGGWIWNMEGFGSGGQMQPGMTTYGTTKRGVSYLTASLVKETKGTPVKIGFLSPGIVATDLLLDDYDGQPEAFERARKIFNILGDRVETVTPWLADGILGARKHGAKVAWLTRSKAMGRFLTASFRSRDIFAPTPEKAVV; this is encoded by the coding sequence GTGAGCGAGCCACCTGGGAGCGAGGGCAGGGTCGTCGTCGTGACCGGAGGGACCCGGGGGATCGGCCTCGGGCTCGCCCGGGAGCTCCTGGCCCGCGGGTGCCGCGTCGTCGTCTGCGGCCGGTCGGGCGCGAGCGTGGAGGCGGCGGTCGCCGACCTCTCCGCGAGCGCCCCGGGCGGCAGCGTCGCCGGCCAGGTCGCCGACGTCACCGACCGCGACTCGCTCGTCGCCCTGCGCGACCTCGCGATCGCGCGGTTCGGCCGGGTCGACGTCTGGATCAACAACGCCGGCATGTCGGCCCCGCGTCGCCCGCTGACCGAGGTGCCGGCCGACGTGGTCGACGCCGTGGTCCGTACGAACGTGCTGGGCGTGGTCAACGGCTGCGCCGTCGCGCTCGACGTGATGGGCTCGCAGGCCGGCGGCGGCTGGATCTGGAACATGGAGGGCTTCGGCTCCGGCGGTCAGATGCAGCCCGGCATGACGACGTACGGCACGACCAAGCGCGGTGTCAGCTATCTGACGGCCTCACTGGTGAAGGAGACGAAGGGGACGCCCGTCAAGATCGGCTTCCTGTCTCCGGGCATCGTCGCGACCGACCTGCTGCTCGACGACTACGACGGGCAGCCGGAGGCGTTCGAGCGTGCCCGCAAGATCTTCAACATCCTGGGTGACCGGGTCGAGACGGTCACCCCGTGGCTGGCCGACGGGATCCTCGGCGCCCGCAAGCACGGTGCCAAGGTGGCGTGGCTGACCCGGTCGAAGGCGATGGGGCGGTTCCTCACCGCGAGCTTCCGGTCGCGCGACATCTTCGCGCCCACTCCTGAGAAGGCGGTCGTCTGA